DNA from Triticum dicoccoides isolate Atlit2015 ecotype Zavitan unplaced genomic scaffold, WEW_v2.0 scaffold182375, whole genome shotgun sequence:
GTCGTAGATGTGGCTGAAACTGGGGTCCTTGGTAACGAGGCTTCTGTCGAccacagggggaggaggcgcggcggcgccGCTGCTTGCGGCGGCCCAGGTGTGGAGGAAGCGCGTGGAGGAGGCGCCATCGCAGGCGGCATGGTGGAGGGAGATGCCGATGGCGAGGCCGCCGCGGAGCACGGTGGCCTGCAGGGCGAGCACCGGGCCAACCCCCGTCGAGAGAGGCGGCACGAGCGACAAGATCCTGGCGACCTCCCTCGGCCCGTCGGCGGCCAGCTCGTCGACGTCGACGGCGTACCCGGCGACGGTGAAGGCGACGCCGTCGCCGGGCTGGTAGTGGAGCTCGTAGCGGTCGGCCGTGCCGGGCGTGAGGCGGAGGCGGCCGGCCAGCGGGAAGTAGGCACGGAGGGCTTGGGAGAGCGAGGACCTGAGGCTGGAGATGATGGCGGATGGGACAAGGTCGTTGCCGGTGGTGTCGGGGGTGAGGCGGTAGAGGAAGACGCGTTCCACCGGCGGGGAGTTGAGCCAGTAGACGTCGAAGAAGGTAAGGGGGAGGGAGGTCTCCGGCGCCGGCGGGGGCGCTACGACGGCGCTCTCCAGGACACTGAGCTGCGGCGGAGAAGGCAGAGGGTCCATGGCTCCTTCACGCGCTCGGAGGAGAGCAGAGCAGATCAGCTGTGGGGATCGATTGATTGATTATCGGGTGGTGACAAATTAACCAGAACGGGCCCTCGCCACGTCTGCTGTGTCTCTAT
Protein-coding regions in this window:
- the LOC119344726 gene encoding malonyl-coenzyme A:anthocyanin 3-O-glucoside-6''-O-malonyltransferase-like; the protein is MDPLPSPPQLSVLESAVVAPPPAPETSLPLTFFDVYWLNSPPVERVFLYRLTPDTTGNDLVPSAIISSLRSSLSQALRAYFPLAGRLRLTPGTADRYELHYQPGDGVAFTVAGYAVDVDELAADGPREVARILSLVPPLSTGVGPVLALQATVLRGGLAIGISLHHAACDGASSTRFLHTWAAASSGAAAPPPPVVDRSLVTKDPSFSHIYDIYVGDLTSTEEMEYVEMSSDKLLATFTLSREDIQRVKDVVFSAAGDAGAPPPRCSSLVATFGFIWSCYQRAKDDAEASSGDPTYILFSVDHRSRIKPDPVPDEYLGNCIGAAQHAAPKN